A window of the Streptomyces finlayi genome harbors these coding sequences:
- a CDS encoding ComF family protein yields MRGWWREFAGLVLPVACGGCGRPRTDLCAECGAALLGAGPRTVRPVPEPEGLPSVRAAAPYENAVRAMLLAHKERGALGLVGVLGSALAGAVRAGAGPVCGAGPLLLVPVPSARRSTAARGHDPARRIALAAAAELRRTGTPAGVLAVLRQRRAVADQSGLGAGQRRANLAGALEVAGGAGRLLAGGPVVLVDDLMTTGASLAEAARAVRAGAVADAGARWRNTGEQGLRAAVVSASPSAFEINRN; encoded by the coding sequence ATGCGGGGATGGTGGCGGGAATTCGCCGGACTGGTCCTGCCGGTGGCCTGTGGCGGCTGCGGCAGGCCGCGTACGGACCTTTGCGCGGAGTGCGGGGCCGCGCTGCTCGGCGCGGGGCCGCGCACGGTGAGACCGGTGCCCGAACCCGAGGGACTGCCGTCGGTGCGTGCCGCGGCGCCGTACGAGAACGCGGTACGGGCGATGCTGCTGGCCCACAAGGAGCGAGGCGCACTGGGGCTCGTCGGCGTGCTCGGCAGCGCTCTGGCGGGCGCTGTGCGGGCCGGGGCGGGGCCGGTGTGCGGGGCGGGGCCGCTCCTGCTCGTGCCCGTACCGTCGGCGCGGCGTTCCACTGCCGCGCGGGGGCATGATCCGGCGCGGCGTATCGCCCTTGCGGCAGCGGCGGAGCTGCGGCGCACGGGGACGCCGGCCGGGGTGCTCGCGGTGCTCCGGCAGCGGCGGGCCGTGGCGGACCAGTCAGGGCTCGGGGCCGGACAGCGGCGGGCGAATCTGGCCGGGGCGCTCGAAGTGGCGGGCGGCGCCGGGCGACTTCTCGCGGGCGGCCCGGTGGTGCTGGTCGACGACCTGATGACGACCGGAGCCTCGCTGGCCGAGGCGGCACGCGCGGTCCGCGCAGGCGCCGTGGCGGATGCCGGTGCACGCTGGAGGAACACCGGGGAGCAGGGCCTGCGAGCCGCGGTTGTCTCAGCCTCTCCGTCCGCTTTTGAAATAAACCGGAACTGA